CGGACAGGAGTTATAAAGATGAATGCACTTACGAATCATCCTGAGCATATTTGCGATCACTGCGGGGGCGATCCTCAATGTGCAAAATACTGCCCATACGGTGCACTATCATTTCAAGAAGTTGATATAGAAAAAACTTACTTCGGTATGTCACCAACCCAAATTGCCGAAGAATTATTTAAACGTTATTATACTGCTCAGGAGGTTATACATGGATAAGATTTTTGGACAATACGGTGTAATTCTGGATATAAATCTAAGCACCAATAAAATAGATAAAACCCAAATTAGTAAAAACGATCTGAAAAATTATTTGGGTGGACGTGGTTTAGGAATGAAAATTCTTTGGGATCGAATCAAAAAACCCGGACTTGATCCTTTATCACCTGAAAACATCATCATGTTTATGCCGGGGCCATTTAGTGGATTGCCTATCCCCTCTTCATCGCGTACAACCATTGTCACAAAATCGCCACGAACTTCGCCCATCAATAAAAAACACAAACATTCTTCTACGATTTCATATGCAAATATGGGAGGTTTCTTCGGCCCCGAAGTGAAGTTTGCAGGTTACGACGGAATTGTAGTGACGGGAAAAGCAAATTCCCCTGTTTTTATCTTGATTGAAGATGATAAGGTTCAGATTAAAAGTGCTGAATCATATTGGGGTATGGGGACTGATAGCCTGGATAAAACCCTGATTGAAGAGTATGGTAAAAATTACCAGTCATGTTATATCGGTCAGGGTGGAGAAAATCTGGTTCCATATGCCAGTGTGTTAAATACGGCAGCCCGTGCAGCAGGACGCGGAGGCGTCGGAGCCGTTATGGGTTCAAAAAACCTGAAAGCCATCCTTGTCAAAGGAACCCAACAGCCAAATCTTGCCAAACATAAAATGTACCTCGATCTGCTTGAAAAAACCAGGACTGCTTTTCGTGAGGATGAAAATGGAGTAAACAGATGGCGTGCTGGTGGAACAGCAGATGCACTTGAAAGCTCTAGTAATAATGGCACCATGGCAGTAAAAAATTATCGCGAAGGTACCTTTAAAGAAATTGAAAAGATCAATACCAAGGCCGCCCGTACTCAAATATGGAAACGTGATTTTGCATGTTTCTCCTGTCAGTTGGCATGTAAAAAAAGTGGTTTTGCCAAAGGAGCTTATGGAGGTATTGTGCATGATGGTCCGGAATATGAAACCGGAACCATGCTTGGTGCCAATTTATTGATTTCAGATTTAGAAGGACTTAATAAGATGATTTTTATCTGTGATGATTATGGAATCGATATTATTACCGCAGGTTGCGTACTAGGATTTTTAATGGAATGCAGGGAAAAAGGCCTGATCGATCTTGACTTTTTAGATGGAGTGGATTTGACCTGGGGCAATGTGGATGCCTCCATTGAGATGATCCACAAAATAGTGAATAGAGATGGTGTTGGCAAATGGGCGGCTATGGGAGTAAAAGCATTAGCCAAACGTATCGGACAAGGTTCCGAAGAATTTGCGATTCACGTAAAGGGTCATGAGTTGGCTGCATGGAACGTAAACACCAATGCCAGTAGCATGATGATAACCTACGGAACTGCAAATCGTGGAGCGTGTCATTTAAATAGTTCTAGCCCGAGTCGACAAAATACGAATGCCTTGCGCGATTCATTAGGTGCATGCAGTTTTGCCGGAAGCTGGTATAAAGGCGATATCTCTTATCGCAAGTTTATAGAAGCCATAACCGGTGCCGAACAGAGTGATGATGAGTTTAATCTTATTGGGGAAAGGATATTTAACCTTGAAAAGATGTTTAATTTACGCGAAGGCTTTGATGATAAGGATGATCACTTACCCGAACGATTTTTCAAAGATGCGCATACTTATGGTAAAGGTGAAGGCAAATTAGCTACCCACGAGGATTTTACCAAATGGATTGAAGCTTATTATGCCGAACGTGGATGGGATATTAAAACCAGCAAACCAAAAACCGAAAAACTATCGCAGTTAGGATTGGAGTTTACACTTCAGAGCTAAATAAAAGTTCCTGAAATAAATTTAACCTGACAAATAACTTATCTCCTTTATTAGCAGGAATAATTAACTTTTTTTTAAAAGAGTAATCAAGACATAAAGTTATTTGACAACTTATCGGATAAAAAGCATAGAACATATATCCGATATAGAGTTAAGTCTAAACTAAGGTCTAATAAATATTCTATTCTTAAAAAAGTCATATCTTTATATCTCTATATTTTATATTAATCTATTATTCCGGAGGAATCATTATGTCTAAAAAAAATTATGCGTTCATTTTAATGATCATTTTTGTTATTGCAGGCTGTAGTAGTGAAAAAAAGGGAATCGAAAATTCTCTTGCAAGTATCACCATAGATGACATGAAGAATCATATTGCCACTCTCGCTTCTGACGACTTTATGGGTAGGGCACCTGCAAGCATTGGAGAAGAAAAAACCATTAATTATATGGCTGAAGAATTTAAAAAAATTGGATTAAAACCAGCCAATGGCAACAGTTATTTCCAGGAAGTTCCGCTAATAAAAATCACTGCTAATTCGCCCATGACCCTTGATATAAGTGGAGGAAAGCAAAATATGAACCTGACATTTTCAGATGATTTTATCGGTGGAACTCCTCAAATAAGTGAATTTGTTCAACTCGACAATTCTGAAATCATTTTTGTTGGTTATGGGATCAATGCACCTGAAAACAACTGGAACGATTATGAAGGACTTGATGTAAAAGGAAAAACAGTGCTGATGCTTGTTAATGATCCAGGATATGCAACTGAAGATAACAATCTGTTTGATGGCAAATCAATGACAATCTATGGTCGCTGGACCTATAAATTTGATGAAGCTGCCCGTCAGGGAGCAAGTGCTGCCATCATTATTCACGAAACGGGGGCAGCTGCCTATCCTTGGGCCGTAGTGCAAAATAGTTGGTCGGGGTCCCAATTATATCTTGAAGGCAACGATCTTTCCAAATCTGATCTTCAATTACAAAGCTGGATAACCACAGAAAATGCACAAAAACTATTCGAATCTGCAGGCATGGATTATAATCAAATGATTGCCTCTGCTGCAAAGCCCGGATTCAGACCAATCAAAATGAATTTGAATGCATCAGTTAGTTTCAAAAATAAGGTAGAATATACAAAATCAAACAATGTGGCTGCAATCTGGCCCGGAAATAAGCAAAGCGATGAATATATTATTTACACCGCTCATTGGGATCATTTTGGGGTAAACCCCGATTTTGAAGGTGATTCTATATTAAATGGTGCTGTTGATAACGCAACAGGAACGGCTTCTTTACTAAGCATTGCTGAAGCCTTTACAAAACTTTCTGATGTCCAGAACCGATCCATTCTTTTTCTGGCAGTTACCTGCGAGGAACAAGGACTGCTAGGCAGTAAATTTTATGCTGAAAATCCACTCTATCCCTTAAATAAAACAGCAGCCATAATCAATATAGATGCGCTCAATATTTTAGGAAGAACCAAAGATATGACCATTGTGGGTATGGGTAACTCAAAACTTGATGATTATGCAGTCGCAGTTTTAGAAAAAAATCAACGCTATGCTACTCCTGACCCCAAACCCGAACAAGGAAGTTATTTCCGTTCCGATCACTTCAGTTTTGCGAAAGTGGGCGTACCTTCTTTATACCTTTCAAAAGGAGTTGATGA
The genomic region above belongs to Bacteroidota bacterium and contains:
- a CDS encoding aldehyde ferredoxin oxidoreductase family protein → MDKIFGQYGVILDINLSTNKIDKTQISKNDLKNYLGGRGLGMKILWDRIKKPGLDPLSPENIIMFMPGPFSGLPIPSSSRTTIVTKSPRTSPINKKHKHSSTISYANMGGFFGPEVKFAGYDGIVVTGKANSPVFILIEDDKVQIKSAESYWGMGTDSLDKTLIEEYGKNYQSCYIGQGGENLVPYASVLNTAARAAGRGGVGAVMGSKNLKAILVKGTQQPNLAKHKMYLDLLEKTRTAFREDENGVNRWRAGGTADALESSSNNGTMAVKNYREGTFKEIEKINTKAARTQIWKRDFACFSCQLACKKSGFAKGAYGGIVHDGPEYETGTMLGANLLISDLEGLNKMIFICDDYGIDIITAGCVLGFLMECREKGLIDLDFLDGVDLTWGNVDASIEMIHKIVNRDGVGKWAAMGVKALAKRIGQGSEEFAIHVKGHELAAWNVNTNASSMMITYGTANRGACHLNSSSPSRQNTNALRDSLGACSFAGSWYKGDISYRKFIEAITGAEQSDDEFNLIGERIFNLEKMFNLREGFDDKDDHLPERFFKDAHTYGKGEGKLATHEDFTKWIEAYYAERGWDIKTSKPKTEKLSQLGLEFTLQS
- a CDS encoding M28 family peptidase — protein: MSKKNYAFILMIIFVIAGCSSEKKGIENSLASITIDDMKNHIATLASDDFMGRAPASIGEEKTINYMAEEFKKIGLKPANGNSYFQEVPLIKITANSPMTLDISGGKQNMNLTFSDDFIGGTPQISEFVQLDNSEIIFVGYGINAPENNWNDYEGLDVKGKTVLMLVNDPGYATEDNNLFDGKSMTIYGRWTYKFDEAARQGASAAIIIHETGAAAYPWAVVQNSWSGSQLYLEGNDLSKSDLQLQSWITTENAQKLFESAGMDYNQMIASAAKPGFRPIKMNLNASVSFKNKVEYTKSNNVAAIWPGNKQSDEYIIYTAHWDHFGVNPDFEGDSILNGAVDNATGTASLLSIAEAFTKLSDVQNRSILFLAVTCEEQGLLGSKFYAENPLYPLNKTAAIINIDALNILGRTKDMTIVGMGNSKLDDYAVAVLEKNQRYATPDPKPEQGSYFRSDHFSFAKVGVPSLYLSKGVDDVEHGKEWGLEESRKWLMANYHKPSDNYEPEIWNFNGMIEDVKVYFEVGYNLSMTNEFPEWNAASPFKSLRDKMMKK